In the genome of Aulosira sp. FACHB-615, one region contains:
- the hemB gene encoding porphobilinogen synthase, whose product MFPIQRPRRLRSHPQLRRMVRETILTTNDLIYPLFAVPGEGIAKEVKSMPGVYQLSVDKIVEEAKEVYDLGIPAIILFGIPEDKDVDATGAWHDCGIVQKAATAVKTAVPDLIVIVDTCLCEYTSHGHCGYLQVGDLTGRVLNDPTLELLKKTAVSQAKAGADIIAPSGMMDGFVHAIRTALDEAGFQDTPILSYAAKYASAYYGPFRDAAESTPQFGDRRTYQMDPGNSREAIKEIELDIAEGADMLMVKPALAYMDIIWRVKEASNLPVAAYNVSGEYSMIKAAALNGWIDEERVVMETLTGFKRAGADLILTYHAKDAARWLR is encoded by the coding sequence ATGTTTCCCATACAACGTCCCCGTCGTTTGCGTAGCCACCCCCAACTGCGTCGGATGGTACGTGAAACCATCCTGACAACCAACGATTTAATTTACCCCCTGTTTGCTGTACCAGGTGAAGGAATTGCCAAGGAAGTTAAATCTATGCCGGGAGTCTACCAATTATCGGTAGACAAAATTGTGGAAGAAGCCAAAGAAGTTTATGACTTAGGCATTCCCGCCATTATTTTATTTGGCATTCCCGAAGATAAAGACGTTGATGCTACTGGTGCTTGGCATGATTGCGGAATTGTCCAAAAAGCTGCCACTGCGGTAAAAACGGCAGTTCCCGACCTGATTGTCATTGTTGATACCTGCTTGTGTGAATACACCAGTCATGGTCATTGCGGTTACTTACAAGTGGGTGATTTAACCGGACGAGTCCTCAACGACCCCACCTTGGAATTGCTCAAGAAAACCGCCGTTTCGCAAGCCAAAGCTGGTGCAGATATTATCGCGCCTTCAGGGATGATGGATGGTTTTGTCCACGCAATTCGGACTGCATTAGACGAAGCCGGATTCCAAGATACACCCATTTTGTCTTATGCTGCTAAGTATGCTTCGGCTTATTATGGGCCTTTCCGCGATGCGGCTGAGTCCACACCCCAATTTGGCGACAGAAGAACTTATCAAATGGACCCTGGAAATAGTCGGGAAGCCATTAAAGAAATTGAATTAGATATTGCTGAAGGTGCGGATATGCTCATGGTTAAGCCTGCATTGGCTTACATGGATATTATCTGGCGGGTGAAGGAAGCAAGTAACTTACCTGTTGCAGCTTACAACGTTTCCGGTGAATATTCCATGATTAAAGCTGCCGCTTTGAATGGCTGGATAGATGAAGAGCGTGTAGTTATGGAAACTTTAACTGGCTTTAAGCGTGCCGGTGCAGACTTGATTTTAACTTACCATGCCAAAGATGCAGCTAGATGGTTGCGGTAA
- a CDS encoding DUF4870 domain-containing protein, with translation MYDPDKRKIFSALCHAAIFFSTLFMSVGIPIAMLFIANDPVVLENAKESINFHLNVWIYGIIITALLWLTFGLLFPLVFLGYALHWGLTIWAIASVLTKPDKPFRYPFIFRVL, from the coding sequence ATGTACGACCCAGATAAACGCAAGATTTTTTCTGCCTTGTGTCACGCAGCGATTTTCTTCAGTACGCTTTTTATGTCTGTGGGGATACCGATCGCTATGTTATTCATTGCTAATGATCCGGTAGTCCTAGAAAATGCCAAAGAATCTATTAATTTTCACCTGAATGTTTGGATTTATGGAATTATTATTACAGCATTGCTCTGGTTAACTTTTGGTTTGTTATTCCCTCTAGTATTCCTCGGATATGCGCTGCATTGGGGATTAACAATTTGGGCGATCGCCAGTGTGCTTACCAAGCCAGATAAACCCTTCCGCTATCCCTTCATTTTCCGTGTTCTATAA
- the prfC gene encoding peptide chain release factor 3 — protein MSTEIQSELHQAVEQRRNFAIISHPDAGKTTLTEKLLLYGGAIHEAGAVKARRAQRKATSDWMAMEQQRGISITSTVLQFEYQNCQINLLDTPGHQDFSEDTYRTLAAADNAVMLIDAAKGLEPQTRKLFEVCKLRGLPIFTFVNKLDRPGREPLELLDEIEQELGLQTYAVNWPIGMGDRFKGVFDRQQQQIHLFERSAHGSKEARDTVVDLGDAKIEQLLEEDLYHQLKNDLELLEGVGPELDLELVHQGQMTPVFFGSAMTNFGVELFLKSFLDYALKPGVHNSSVGEVPPTYPEFSGFVFKLQANMDPKHRDRIAFVRVCTGRFEKDMTVNHARTGKAVRLSRPQKLFAQERESIDVAYPGDVIGLNNPGVFAIGDTIYTGQKLEYEGIPYFSPELFATLRNPNPSKFKQFQKGISELREEGAVQIMYSTDEAKREPILAAVGQLQFEVVQFRLQNEYGVETILDLLPYSVARWVEGGWEALNKVGRLFNTTTVKDSMDRPVLLFRNEWNCHQLLEDHPDLKLSAIAPVFYGQSSVES, from the coding sequence ATGTCAACTGAAATTCAGTCAGAACTTCATCAAGCCGTAGAACAGCGACGCAATTTTGCGATTATTTCGCACCCTGACGCGGGGAAAACGACGCTGACAGAAAAGCTACTGTTGTACGGAGGTGCAATTCACGAAGCTGGTGCGGTGAAAGCACGACGGGCGCAGCGCAAGGCTACTTCCGACTGGATGGCGATGGAACAGCAAAGGGGTATTTCGATTACTTCGACGGTTTTACAGTTTGAGTACCAAAACTGTCAGATTAATTTATTAGATACCCCTGGACACCAAGATTTTAGCGAAGATACTTACCGGACTCTGGCTGCTGCTGATAATGCGGTGATGTTAATTGATGCGGCGAAAGGTTTGGAACCGCAAACCCGTAAATTATTTGAAGTGTGTAAATTGCGGGGTTTGCCGATTTTCACCTTTGTAAATAAACTCGACCGTCCGGGTAGAGAACCTTTAGAACTGTTAGATGAAATTGAACAGGAACTAGGGTTGCAGACTTATGCTGTGAATTGGCCGATTGGGATGGGCGATCGCTTTAAGGGTGTTTTTGATCGTCAGCAACAACAAATTCACTTGTTTGAACGCAGCGCCCACGGTAGCAAAGAAGCCCGTGATACTGTTGTTGATTTGGGTGATGCCAAAATTGAACAGCTGCTAGAAGAAGACTTGTACCACCAACTGAAAAATGATTTGGAACTGTTAGAGGGAGTCGGCCCGGAATTAGATTTGGAATTAGTGCATCAAGGCCAAATGACCCCAGTGTTCTTTGGTAGCGCCATGACCAACTTTGGCGTAGAGTTATTCCTCAAGTCTTTTCTCGACTATGCCTTAAAACCAGGTGTTCACAATAGCAGCGTCGGGGAAGTTCCGCCCACATATCCTGAGTTTTCGGGTTTTGTGTTCAAATTGCAAGCCAACATGGACCCGAAACACCGCGATCGCATCGCATTTGTCCGGGTCTGCACTGGCAGATTTGAAAAAGATATGACAGTCAATCACGCCCGCACAGGCAAAGCCGTACGTTTATCGCGTCCGCAAAAACTCTTTGCCCAAGAACGGGAATCGATTGATGTCGCATATCCAGGTGATGTCATCGGCTTAAACAATCCCGGCGTGTTTGCGATCGGCGATACCATTTACACAGGGCAGAAGTTGGAATACGAGGGGATTCCATATTTTTCACCAGAACTGTTTGCCACCCTCAGAAACCCCAACCCCTCAAAGTTTAAGCAATTTCAAAAAGGGATTTCGGAATTGCGCGAAGAAGGTGCTGTGCAGATTATGTACTCAACTGATGAAGCTAAACGCGAACCAATTTTGGCGGCGGTGGGTCAGTTGCAATTTGAAGTGGTGCAGTTTCGCCTACAGAACGAGTATGGCGTAGAAACAATTCTCGATTTATTACCCTACAGCGTCGCCCGTTGGGTAGAAGGTGGTTGGGAAGCTTTGAACAAGGTGGGACGTTTATTTAACACCACCACAGTCAAAGACAGTATGGATCGGCCAGTGTTACTATTCCGCAATGAATGGAATTGCCATCAGTTACTAGAAGACCATCCAGATTTAAAATTAAGCGCGATCGCCCCGGTATTTTATGGTCAATCATCAGTGGAATCTTGA
- a CDS encoding M48 family metallopeptidase → MPSRAESSLEAGLTALKQGDYQTAIAQLEPVASSKGNSTTSLQARVGLVMAYARTGEARKAIALCQTLRDSQNPQVQEWAERALTHLTKRKKTTKVSSQTSKQPTNSGNSSAVSSRRVQQPVLEKTAQSGNYQNTFIETPVGSQNQFIESAEYTPTQRLNIYWRQAKRAKVWQPLRKPKLLPLRLKALGSLVALFWVIDFFFKSAMVSVNLILDKLPYLEPLQFFYRDPKLVVIGILMIASAVSPWLLDWLLGRFCSQQPLSKDILHSRSRETARVLQRYCQQKRWQLPHLRIIPINTPIAFTYGNLPRNARIVVSQGLLNQLADDEIAVIYATQLGHIAHGDYLVMSLVLLVTLPIYRLYQLISQWGNNVPPGFWQWPFNIFSSLTYGIWCLLTGTALWLSRSRHYYSDRLAAEITGNPNALIRAFLKIAIGTAHDIQQVQHTNCQLESLNLLMPVSYQQSLTLGSIAGHIPFESALFWDYLNPYRHWLAINNSHPPIGQRIQWLCQIARHWHIETELHLSSEQFIKTTRQSFLLQISPFLGIPVGFGFAGLIWMSWQTAFSLKFLNLKWIYEDWNFVSGCLLIGFSIGLVIRMNSFFPNLKTATGQTDQSLPNLLANPSAIPIDSTSVCLAGKLLGRPGTANALAQDLILQSSTGLVKLHHVPWLCLGQKTQLQDLIGRQITVTGWFRRGATPWLDIHTVQTQTGTTIHSPHPIWSTILAVAAQAWGAYIFLMG, encoded by the coding sequence ATGCCTTCACGCGCTGAATCATCTTTGGAGGCTGGTTTAACTGCCCTCAAGCAGGGAGATTACCAAACAGCGATCGCTCAACTCGAACCTGTGGCTAGTAGTAAAGGCAATAGCACTACTAGCTTACAAGCTCGTGTGGGGTTAGTTATGGCTTATGCCCGGACTGGTGAAGCCCGCAAGGCGATCGCTTTGTGTCAAACTCTCAGAGATAGCCAAAATCCCCAAGTTCAAGAGTGGGCTGAACGCGCTCTGACACATTTAACAAAACGTAAAAAAACAACAAAAGTATCTTCACAAACATCAAAACAACCGACAAACTCCGGCAATTCATCGGCGGTGTCATCCAGACGAGTCCAACAGCCTGTGCTGGAAAAAACCGCACAATCAGGGAATTATCAAAATACTTTTATCGAAACACCTGTCGGATCACAAAATCAATTTATAGAATCGGCTGAATATACACCAACTCAGCGATTAAATATTTACTGGCGACAAGCAAAACGCGCCAAAGTCTGGCAACCTCTACGTAAACCGAAATTACTGCCCTTACGCTTAAAAGCCCTGGGAAGTCTTGTGGCTTTGTTTTGGGTGATAGACTTCTTTTTCAAGTCAGCAATGGTCTCGGTAAATTTAATTTTAGACAAGTTGCCGTATTTGGAACCATTGCAGTTTTTCTACCGCGACCCCAAGCTAGTAGTAATTGGCATTTTGATGATCGCCAGTGCGGTTTCCCCTTGGTTACTTGATTGGTTACTAGGGCGGTTTTGTAGTCAGCAACCCCTATCCAAAGATATCTTACACAGCCGCAGCCGAGAAACAGCCAGAGTTCTGCAACGTTACTGTCAGCAAAAACGTTGGCAATTACCCCATCTGCGAATTATCCCCATCAATACACCCATTGCTTTCACTTATGGCAATCTGCCCCGTAATGCCCGAATTGTCGTCAGTCAAGGGCTATTAAATCAACTGGCAGATGATGAAATTGCCGTGATTTATGCTACTCAATTGGGACACATTGCCCACGGTGATTATTTAGTGATGTCATTGGTATTGCTGGTGACTTTGCCGATTTATCGTTTATATCAGCTAATATCTCAGTGGGGAAACAATGTTCCTCCTGGTTTTTGGCAGTGGCCGTTTAATATATTTTCCAGTCTGACTTATGGAATCTGGTGTTTATTGACTGGGACAGCTTTATGGTTGTCGCGCTCACGTCATTATTATAGCGATCGCCTCGCAGCCGAAATCACTGGTAATCCTAACGCCTTAATTCGGGCTTTCTTAAAAATTGCGATCGGTACTGCACATGACATTCAACAAGTACAACACACAAATTGTCAGCTCGAAAGTTTGAATCTGCTCATGCCTGTTAGCTATCAACAAAGTTTAACTTTGGGTAGCATTGCTGGCCATATCCCCTTTGAATCAGCCTTGTTCTGGGATTATCTCAATCCCTATCGTCACTGGTTAGCCATTAATAATAGCCATCCACCCATCGGTCAACGCATTCAATGGCTGTGTCAAATCGCCCGTCACTGGCACATAGAAACCGAACTACATCTCAGCAGCGAACAGTTTATTAAAACTACACGCCAATCATTCTTACTGCAAATCTCTCCCTTTTTAGGCATTCCCGTGGGTTTTGGCTTTGCGGGGTTGATTTGGATGAGTTGGCAAACAGCTTTTAGCCTGAAATTTTTAAACTTGAAATGGATTTATGAAGATTGGAACTTTGTCAGTGGTTGCTTACTGATTGGTTTTAGCATTGGCTTGGTCATTCGGATGAATAGTTTTTTCCCGAATCTCAAAACTGCAACAGGGCAAACTGATCAAAGTTTACCGAACTTATTAGCCAATCCATCTGCCATCCCCATTGATAGCACTAGTGTCTGTCTGGCAGGCAAATTACTAGGTCGTCCCGGTACAGCCAACGCTCTTGCCCAAGACTTAATCTTACAATCCAGCACAGGTTTAGTGAAGTTACACCACGTTCCTTGGCTATGCTTGGGGCAGAAAACCCAACTGCAAGATTTGATTGGTAGACAAATTACCGTCACAGGCTGGTTCAGACGCGGCGCAACACCCTGGCTGGATATCCACACCGTCCAAACTCAAACAGGAACCACTATTCATAGCCCTCATCCCATTTGGTCTACCATCTTAGCCGTAGCCGCCCAAGCTTGGGGTGCTTATATTTTTCTCATGGGCTAG
- a CDS encoding RNA-binding protein: MSVRLYIGNLPKEEIDRQDLQAVFAAEGDAVTTKLIKDRKTGKCRGFGFLTVNNDEQADQIIEKYNGQLFKDTPIKLEKALPRTKGDEGEEPAPKAASNPTPSSNKESNRRDKGSKKSKRGGGGRETTSTTDSDAIRPDPRWASELEKLKQMLAAQTTN; this comes from the coding sequence ATGTCCGTTCGCCTATACATAGGCAATTTGCCAAAAGAAGAAATAGATCGCCAAGACTTACAAGCGGTTTTTGCCGCCGAGGGTGATGCTGTCACCACGAAATTAATCAAAGACCGGAAAACTGGTAAATGTCGTGGTTTTGGTTTCTTAACCGTCAACAATGACGAACAAGCTGATCAAATTATTGAAAAATATAATGGTCAGTTGTTCAAAGATACCCCCATTAAGCTAGAAAAAGCATTGCCCCGTACCAAGGGTGATGAAGGCGAAGAACCAGCGCCAAAAGCTGCCAGCAACCCCACTCCTAGCAGCAACAAAGAAAGCAATCGTCGTGACAAAGGTTCTAAGAAGTCTAAACGCGGCGGTGGTGGACGTGAAACTACTAGCACAACAGACTCAGATGCAATTCGTCCAGATCCCCGTTGGGCATCTGAACTAGAAAAGCTGAAGCAGATGTTAGCAGCGCAAACCACAAATTAA
- a CDS encoding TenA family protein, producing MTLSHELWAANQDLGQACLEHPFVQGIADGTLEGSKFAYYVGQDAFFLEAFARAYSIAAAKAPDWKGFNIFHNLVGGVLAELKLHQSYAAKWGVNLHSVEPGAATRRYTDFLLATAWSSDVGITAAAMSPCMRLYAFLGEQLACHGIPHHQYADWIRTYSSADFQPLTQQLESLVDNYATNHALVHSTYRYAMLCERDFFADAWDYGSLV from the coding sequence ATGACTTTATCTCATGAATTATGGGCAGCAAATCAAGATTTAGGGCAAGCTTGTCTAGAGCATCCTTTTGTACAAGGTATCGCTGATGGTACACTTGAAGGGTCTAAATTTGCTTACTATGTGGGACAAGATGCTTTTTTCTTAGAAGCTTTCGCCCGTGCTTACAGCATCGCCGCAGCTAAAGCACCAGACTGGAAAGGTTTTAATATATTTCACAATTTAGTCGGTGGAGTTTTAGCCGAGTTAAAACTACATCAAAGCTATGCAGCCAAGTGGGGAGTTAATTTACACTCTGTAGAACCAGGCGCTGCTACCCGCCGTTACACAGATTTTTTGTTGGCTACAGCTTGGAGTAGTGACGTTGGGATAACGGCGGCGGCGATGTCACCTTGTATGCGTTTATATGCTTTTTTGGGGGAACAGTTAGCTTGTCATGGTATTCCCCATCATCAATATGCAGATTGGATTCGGACTTACAGCAGTGCAGATTTTCAACCACTAACTCAGCAATTAGAAAGTTTAGTGGATAACTACGCCACAAATCATGCTTTGGTTCATTCAACTTACCGTTACGCTATGCTGTGCGAACGTGATTTTTTTGCAGATGCTTGGGATTATGGGAGTCTGGTTTGA
- a CDS encoding helix-turn-helix domain-containing protein, whose amino-acid sequence MKAEAESDRRLTCEVETTLKVIGGRWKVLIIRELITGVKRFGELQRSLPGITQKMLTQQLREMEEDGIVHRQVYAEIPPKVEYSLTTLGESLKPILYAMHDWAVEHLQQNSGVRIQNLQ is encoded by the coding sequence ATGAAAGCAGAAGCAGAAAGCGATCGCAGGTTAACTTGTGAGGTGGAAACTACCCTCAAAGTAATTGGTGGACGCTGGAAGGTTTTAATTATTCGAGAATTAATAACTGGTGTCAAACGGTTTGGTGAATTGCAACGCAGTTTACCGGGAATCACACAAAAAATGTTGACTCAGCAACTCAGAGAAATGGAAGAAGATGGGATAGTACATCGACAAGTTTATGCTGAAATCCCTCCCAAAGTAGAATATTCACTCACAACTTTGGGGGAAAGTCTGAAACCGATCCTTTATGCAATGCACGACTGGGCTGTTGAACATTTACAACAGAATTCAGGAGTTAGAATTCAGAATTTGCAATAA